A genomic segment from Pediococcus acidilactici encodes:
- a CDS encoding HAMP domain-containing histidine kinase has protein sequence MNDSFQQEVLGAKQAVIATNRLVANQLWQSDQQQNQGLTKGQIINLATVTHTSVVISGEKREPIYEKGVKDHAGKKISLKDTDRQQVQFLTGKSNYVVASLKVEFKKHTYYISSLSKIDAIIFNRNQLIQKIWLYLTISVGVNLLLTYFVMQRMLKPIRLLKSSSRLFQLNNHEFVPLKVTGDDELADLTKAYNLMAMTIKHNLEKAEEQALLQKQFSRNLTHEINTPLTIILGYAELLQRDQMDKHEKQEALNYIIEESSRLQKLGSRLKQLIQYEHAQPHWETYATEDLASMIKQMITGIKQKTDKDFKFKLDLAASKLQIDQALFKELMINLLDNAIQALPENEGCLKVSGSLLQDTYQLQLVDNGKGIDTEMMNRVFDPFVSGQKYEGNHLGLGLAITRQIVTSLNWRITIGNTKTGGARVNITIPREVNVNEE, from the coding sequence GTGAATGATAGTTTCCAGCAAGAAGTGTTGGGAGCAAAACAAGCGGTGATTGCCACTAACAGATTGGTGGCGAATCAGCTTTGGCAAAGCGACCAGCAACAAAATCAAGGTTTAACCAAGGGGCAGATAATTAATTTGGCAACGGTGACGCATACGAGCGTGGTTATATCTGGTGAAAAACGCGAACCTATTTACGAAAAGGGGGTTAAAGATCATGCTGGTAAAAAAATTTCGTTAAAGGATACTGATCGACAACAAGTTCAATTTCTGACTGGTAAAAGTAATTACGTGGTAGCTAGCTTGAAGGTCGAATTTAAAAAACATACTTACTACATATCTTCCTTGTCAAAAATAGATGCAATCATATTTAACCGAAATCAATTGATTCAAAAAATTTGGTTATACCTAACAATTAGTGTGGGGGTCAACTTGTTGTTGACCTATTTTGTCATGCAACGAATGCTAAAACCAATCCGGTTGCTAAAGTCGTCAAGTCGCCTTTTCCAATTAAACAACCATGAATTTGTCCCTTTAAAAGTCACTGGGGATGATGAGTTAGCAGATTTAACTAAAGCCTATAACTTGATGGCAATGACAATTAAACACAATTTGGAAAAAGCTGAAGAACAAGCCTTATTACAAAAACAGTTTTCCCGTAACTTAACCCATGAAATTAATACGCCTTTAACAATTATCTTGGGTTATGCAGAATTGTTGCAACGTGACCAAATGGATAAGCACGAAAAGCAGGAGGCGCTAAATTATATAATTGAAGAGAGTAGTCGGCTACAAAAGTTAGGGTCTCGGCTGAAACAATTAATTCAATACGAACACGCTCAACCACATTGGGAAACTTATGCAACTGAAGATTTAGCAAGCATGATTAAGCAAATGATTACGGGGATAAAGCAAAAAACCGATAAAGATTTTAAGTTCAAACTAGATTTGGCTGCTTCTAAACTCCAAATTGATCAAGCGTTATTCAAAGAGCTGATGATTAACTTATTAGATAATGCGATTCAAGCGCTACCTGAAAATGAGGGGTGTTTAAAGGTGTCTGGAAGCCTTTTGCAAGATACATATCAACTTCAGCTTGTTGATAATGGAAAAGGGATTGATACAGAAATGATGAACCGCGTTTTTGACCCGTTTGTTTCGGGACAGAAATATGAGGGCAATCATCTAGGGTTAGGCTTGGCGATAACTCGTCAGATTGTGACTAGTCTAAATTGGCGTATTACGATTGGAAATACAAAAACCGGAGGCGCTAGGGTGAATATAACCATACCAAGAGAGGTAAATGTTAATGAAGAGTAA
- a CDS encoding uracil-DNA glycosylase, whose amino-acid sequence MKTIIHNDWQQVLESEFEKDYYANLHQFLKQEYATQNIHPDMYHIFQAFEWTPFSEVKVVILGQDPYHGPHQAHGLSFSVRPGVPVPPSLQNIYKELQDDLGVKPVQHGYLKKWADQGVLLLNSVLTVRNGQAFSHQGHGWERLTDTAIKRLSEREKPVIFILWGRAARDKIKLIDQSRNIIIQSAHPSPLSAYRGFFGSKPFSKTNAALEAMGEKPIDWQLPEHVEEEK is encoded by the coding sequence ATGAAAACAATTATTCATAACGATTGGCAACAGGTTTTAGAAAGTGAATTTGAAAAAGATTATTACGCAAATCTCCACCAATTTTTAAAGCAGGAGTACGCAACCCAAAATATTCATCCCGATATGTACCACATTTTCCAAGCGTTCGAATGGACGCCCTTTTCGGAGGTGAAGGTAGTCATCTTGGGGCAGGATCCATATCATGGACCTCACCAAGCGCACGGACTAAGTTTTTCAGTGCGCCCGGGAGTGCCGGTACCCCCGTCTTTACAAAATATCTACAAGGAATTACAGGATGATTTAGGAGTCAAACCCGTACAACACGGATACCTGAAGAAATGGGCGGACCAAGGAGTGCTGTTGCTTAACTCCGTATTAACGGTGCGCAACGGCCAGGCCTTTTCACATCAAGGTCACGGCTGGGAACGGTTAACCGACACGGCAATTAAACGGTTATCGGAACGTGAAAAACCGGTGATCTTTATTTTGTGGGGGCGGGCTGCGCGTGACAAGATCAAGTTAATTGACCAGTCCAGAAACATTATTATTCAATCTGCACATCCCAGTCCATTGTCGGCTTACCGGGGCTTTTTTGGTTCCAAGCCGTTTTCCAAAACCAACGCGGCACTGGAAGCAATGGGGGAAAAGCCGATTGATTGGCAACTACCAGAACACGTAGAAGAGGAAAAATAA
- the tsaE gene encoding tRNA (adenosine(37)-N6)-threonylcarbamoyltransferase complex ATPase subunit type 1 TsaE, which yields MQTYQLRNEEMTIEFGKMIGKLLHPNDVVVLDGDLGAGKTTLTKGIAQALGIKRYVKSPTYTIIHEYHDGRMPLYHIDAYRLEDGNADDIGLEEYFESDGVTVIEWAQFIKEYLPEEYLKIGLDRNHDNTQRFLTIEPNGERYQQFEKFLEDQINGQ from the coding sequence ATGCAAACTTATCAATTACGAAACGAAGAAATGACCATTGAATTTGGCAAAATGATTGGTAAACTTCTGCATCCTAACGATGTGGTTGTGTTAGACGGAGATCTCGGAGCGGGAAAGACCACCTTAACGAAGGGCATTGCCCAGGCTTTGGGAATTAAACGTTACGTAAAAAGTCCCACCTACACGATCATTCACGAATATCATGACGGACGCATGCCGTTATACCATATTGACGCCTACCGGTTGGAAGACGGCAATGCCGACGACATTGGCTTAGAAGAATACTTTGAAAGCGACGGGGTTACCGTCATTGAATGGGCCCAGTTTATTAAGGAATATTTGCCCGAAGAATATTTAAAGATTGGTTTGGACCGCAATCATGATAATACGCAACGGTTTCTGACTATCGAACCGAATGGTGAACGGTACCAGCAATTTGAAAAATTCCTTGAGGATCAAATTAATGGCCAATAG
- a CDS encoding GNAT family N-acetyltransferase: MANREDEVYLTEGAPEDAQATVELIDQLETETDSIEFDPTIHRLELKLVQQNLALIQQSPTNFLLLAKLGETPIGLLTIVETDAKKGQAELGVGVLKKYWHNGIGTLLVDEALYWAQNYSDLSTIWLDVLTDNEPAIHLYEKMGFTTKKAPIKDDQGRSLKRMARKLS, from the coding sequence ATGGCCAATAGGGAAGACGAAGTTTACCTAACGGAGGGAGCCCCTGAAGACGCCCAAGCCACCGTGGAGCTAATTGACCAATTAGAAACGGAGACGGATTCAATTGAGTTTGACCCCACTATTCACCGGCTCGAACTCAAATTAGTGCAACAAAATTTAGCGTTAATTCAGCAAAGTCCGACTAACTTTTTATTGTTGGCAAAGTTGGGGGAGACTCCAATCGGCTTGCTAACGATTGTGGAAACGGACGCTAAAAAAGGGCAGGCAGAGTTGGGAGTCGGCGTGCTTAAAAAATATTGGCACAATGGCATTGGCACCTTGCTAGTTGATGAAGCGTTGTACTGGGCCCAAAATTATAGCGACCTATCGACCATTTGGCTAGACGTCCTGACGGATAACGAGCCGGCCATCCACCTATACGAAAAGATGGGCTTTACAACTAAAAAAGCCCCGATCAAGGATGACCAGGGCCGGAGTTTGAAACGGATGGCACGCAAGCTTAGCTAA
- a CDS encoding 3'-5' exonuclease, with the protein MNFVAIDFETAAPARASACSIALTVVQNDQITDELYSLINPETKFHWRNVQVHGIHEEDVQDAPTFPELWPILQPFFTPDQLVVAHNANFDNSVLKKTLERYELNRLPYQTLDTLRTSRSFFPNYPNHKLNTLCDNLGIELEHHHNALDDSLACANILLYEKKQFGADAISSFIRKVS; encoded by the coding sequence TTGAACTTTGTTGCCATTGATTTTGAAACTGCCGCACCTGCGCGGGCTAGCGCATGTTCGATTGCGTTAACGGTGGTTCAAAACGATCAAATCACCGACGAACTGTACTCTTTAATTAATCCGGAAACCAAATTTCACTGGCGAAACGTTCAAGTACATGGTATCCATGAGGAAGACGTGCAGGACGCGCCCACTTTTCCAGAGCTGTGGCCGATTTTACAGCCGTTCTTCACTCCTGACCAACTAGTCGTGGCCCACAACGCCAATTTTGATAACAGCGTCTTAAAGAAAACTCTGGAGCGTTACGAGCTCAACCGGCTACCGTACCAAACCTTAGACACTTTGCGAACATCCCGCAGTTTCTTTCCTAATTATCCTAACCACAAGCTCAACACGCTCTGTGACAATTTAGGAATTGAATTAGAGCACCACCACAACGCTTTAGACGATAGTTTGGCTTGTGCGAACATCTTGCTATACGAGAAGAAGCAATTCGGCGCAGACGCCATTAGCAGCTTTATCCGTAAAGTTAGCTAA
- a CDS encoding Gfo/Idh/MocA family oxidoreductase, whose product MIKIGVIGLGNIAQKAYLPVDSQLQDRFEWYLVSRQADKLHHLQKRYGFQHATTRMDDLLDENVQAVFVHTATTTHYTIVKKFLQRGIHVYVDKPISENLAEVEELYQIAADHHVLLTCGFNRRFAPLHQTLGQLGTPHLVRATKTRVAENQSIQFAIYDLMIHVIDLVQFLMGSKKVEYVDGRLREQDGRLVWAKVELTNGFTSGTAQIDLRAGANTEVAEMISNHGVDRVENLQTLTSDHDGQRTIQSTPDWQKMLVTRGFAPLIEAFLRAVENGGPNPVSPASAIQAHTLCDRLIQSMKVIK is encoded by the coding sequence ATGATTAAAATTGGGGTAATCGGATTAGGAAACATCGCCCAGAAGGCATATCTGCCAGTGGACAGTCAGTTGCAGGATCGTTTTGAATGGTACCTGGTTAGCCGGCAAGCTGATAAGTTGCACCACTTGCAAAAGCGATATGGGTTTCAACACGCCACGACCCGGATGGATGATTTGCTTGACGAAAATGTACAGGCAGTTTTTGTGCACACCGCTACTACCACCCATTACACGATTGTGAAAAAGTTTTTGCAACGGGGGATTCATGTGTATGTGGATAAACCAATTTCGGAAAATTTGGCCGAAGTGGAGGAGCTTTACCAAATTGCTGCAGACCACCACGTGTTATTAACCTGTGGATTTAATCGACGGTTTGCCCCGCTGCACCAAACGCTAGGACAGTTAGGAACTCCACATTTAGTTCGGGCAACTAAAACGCGGGTGGCGGAAAACCAAAGTATTCAATTTGCCATCTATGATTTAATGATCCACGTAATTGACTTAGTTCAATTTTTGATGGGATCGAAAAAAGTAGAATACGTGGATGGACGGCTACGCGAACAAGATGGTCGGCTAGTTTGGGCGAAGGTCGAACTAACTAATGGTTTTACTTCCGGCACGGCGCAGATTGATTTGCGCGCTGGCGCGAATACCGAAGTGGCAGAAATGATTAGCAATCACGGTGTCGACCGGGTGGAAAATTTACAAACGTTGACATCCGATCACGACGGACAACGGACGATTCAAAGTACGCCGGATTGGCAAAAAATGCTGGTGACGCGGGGATTTGCGCCGTTGATTGAAGCTTTTTTGCGGGCGGTAGAAAACGGTGGTCCGAACCCGGTATCACCCGCTTCGGCCATTCAAGCCCATACGCTGTGTGACCGTTTAATCCAGAGTATGAAAGTGATAAAATAA
- the murB gene encoding UDP-N-acetylmuramate dehydrogenase — protein sequence MDQSITAAFPEIKVYENEPLSKYTNTQTGGPADLLVFPKSVTETKQLMIWAKETATPLTVIGNASNLIVRDGGIRGLVLILTKMDNIQVNGNTVIAEAGAALIQATEVAYQSGLTGFEFAAGIPGSVGGAIFMNAGAYGGEISEIVESAEVLTPEGKVKRLNNHELDFGYRHSSVQDYHDVVISAAFKLRPGDQTKIRARMDELNRLRASKQPLEYPSCGSVFKRPTGYFTGKLIHEAGLQGFTIGGAQVSQKHAGFIINIGNATATDYLDVIHHVQATVFKQFGVKLETEVRIIGEEK from the coding sequence ATGGATCAATCAATAACCGCGGCATTTCCAGAAATTAAGGTCTACGAAAACGAACCGTTATCAAAATATACCAACACACAAACGGGTGGACCAGCGGATTTACTAGTATTTCCCAAGTCGGTTACTGAAACCAAACAACTGATGATTTGGGCTAAAGAAACCGCCACACCCCTAACGGTGATTGGAAATGCGAGCAATTTGATTGTGCGCGATGGTGGGATTCGCGGACTAGTTTTGATTTTAACTAAGATGGATAATATCCAGGTCAACGGCAATACGGTAATTGCGGAAGCAGGTGCGGCCCTAATCCAAGCCACCGAAGTAGCTTACCAATCGGGACTGACCGGTTTTGAATTTGCCGCTGGGATCCCAGGCTCGGTAGGCGGGGCAATCTTTATGAATGCCGGAGCTTACGGCGGTGAAATTAGCGAGATTGTGGAAAGCGCCGAAGTGTTGACGCCAGAAGGCAAAGTCAAGCGGCTCAACAACCACGAGTTAGATTTTGGTTACCGCCACAGTAGCGTGCAGGATTATCACGATGTGGTAATTTCGGCAGCGTTCAAGCTACGGCCTGGTGACCAAACCAAAATTCGGGCCCGGATGGATGAATTGAACCGGTTGCGTGCTTCCAAGCAACCCCTTGAATATCCGTCATGTGGGAGTGTATTCAAGCGGCCAACCGGTTACTTTACCGGAAAGTTAATTCACGAAGCTGGTTTGCAAGGCTTTACAATTGGTGGTGCCCAAGTTTCTCAAAAGCACGCCGGATTTATTATTAACATCGGGAACGCTACGGCAACCGATTATCTAGACGTGATCCATCACGTGCAAGCAACGGTATTCAAGCAGTTTGGAGTTAAACTGGAAACCGAAGTTCGAATCATTGGTGAAGAAAAATAA
- the cdaA gene encoding diadenylate cyclase CdaA, giving the protein MNINWSQLLTWSDVINIIDVLVVWFVIYELIMLLRGTKAVQLFRGIIVIIIIMAGSWYIGLSTVYWIMNQVINWGVIAMVIIFQPEIRRGLEHLGRGSIFAKNHSQKEAEEKMIQALDKAIQYMAKRRIGALVSIQMETGLDDYIETGIPLDADVSGELLINIFIPNTPLHDGAVIIKNGKIAVAAAYLPLSQSNLIPKELGTRHRAAVGMSEVTDALTIVVSEETGEVSIMKDGELLRDMSQESYLRYFRTQLITSDEGPTPFFTSVTENISAFFKGKRGRH; this is encoded by the coding sequence ATGAACATAAATTGGTCCCAGTTGTTAACTTGGAGCGACGTCATCAATATTATTGATGTACTCGTGGTTTGGTTTGTAATTTATGAATTGATTATGCTGCTGCGGGGAACCAAGGCGGTACAGTTATTTCGCGGAATTATCGTCATTATTATAATAATGGCGGGAAGCTGGTACATCGGCTTAAGTACGGTCTACTGGATTATGAATCAGGTCATCAATTGGGGAGTAATTGCGATGGTGATCATCTTTCAACCAGAAATCCGTCGGGGACTAGAACACCTCGGACGCGGCTCGATTTTTGCAAAGAACCATTCGCAAAAAGAGGCTGAAGAAAAGATGATCCAGGCGTTGGACAAAGCGATTCAGTACATGGCTAAGCGTCGGATTGGGGCGTTGGTTTCAATTCAGATGGAAACCGGGTTGGACGATTACATCGAAACCGGAATTCCGCTGGACGCCGACGTTTCGGGAGAACTGTTGATCAACATTTTTATCCCCAACACCCCGTTACATGATGGCGCGGTGATTATTAAAAATGGCAAGATTGCCGTTGCGGCAGCGTACTTGCCGTTATCACAAAGCAATTTAATTCCTAAGGAACTTGGAACACGGCACCGGGCGGCAGTTGGGATGAGTGAAGTTACCGACGCGCTTACGATTGTGGTCTCGGAAGAAACTGGTGAAGTTTCCATTATGAAGGATGGCGAATTACTGCGCGATATGTCACAAGAATCCTACTTACGTTATTTCCGGACCCAATTAATTACTAGTGATGAAGGGCCTACGCCGTTCTTTACTTCAGTTACGGAAAATATTTCGGCCTTCTTTAAAGGGAAAAGGGGGCGTCACTAA
- a CDS encoding CdaR family protein, with the protein MKKFFTQNFSYRLIALVLALLLFAYVKTDHLTSTRVSGTDATQNKTALMSTKTATITMPVDLDVDSSKYVVSGYQERVKITLTGSSAMITTLTNTRNFKVYLALQDYAPGKHTVKYQVEGLGKDIRYRIQPEKSKITIAHRKTKKFEIRYRYDTNMVKEGYEMGNVKTSVTTVQATGSASEIDRISQVVADVNVPSNTTEDISARSVLQALDSNGNIVNVVLTPQSVNVTIPVSKSKTEKAKESNEVNSQATSSSSSSEKSASSAASSSSEASSSSSASSDDGSSTDSSSGDGSTDLQ; encoded by the coding sequence ATGAAAAAGTTTTTTACCCAAAATTTTAGTTACCGGTTAATTGCGCTGGTTTTGGCTCTCCTGTTGTTTGCGTACGTGAAGACCGATCACCTCACTTCAACGCGGGTGTCCGGGACCGACGCAACGCAGAATAAAACCGCGTTGATGTCCACCAAGACGGCCACAATTACCATGCCGGTAGATTTAGACGTGGACTCAAGTAAGTACGTAGTTAGTGGGTATCAAGAACGGGTTAAGATTACGCTGACCGGTTCAAGTGCAATGATTACCACCTTAACCAACACCCGTAACTTTAAGGTATACCTCGCGCTGCAGGACTATGCCCCTGGCAAGCATACGGTTAAATACCAAGTGGAAGGACTTGGCAAAGATATTCGCTACCGAATCCAACCAGAAAAATCGAAAATTACGATTGCCCATCGGAAGACGAAGAAGTTCGAAATTCGTTATCGTTACGACACTAACATGGTGAAGGAAGGCTATGAAATGGGAAACGTGAAGACTTCGGTAACGACGGTTCAAGCGACGGGATCGGCATCGGAAATTGACCGAATTAGTCAGGTGGTTGCCGACGTTAACGTCCCTAGCAACACGACAGAGGATATTTCTGCACGTTCCGTGTTGCAAGCTTTGGACTCAAACGGTAACATTGTAAACGTAGTGTTGACTCCACAATCGGTAAACGTGACGATTCCAGTTTCTAAGTCAAAGACGGAAAAAGCTAAGGAATCTAACGAAGTAAACAGTCAAGCTACGTCCTCTTCTAGCAGTTCGGAAAAATCAGCAAGTAGCGCCGCTTCTTCCAGCAGTGAGGCAAGTTCTTCAAGTTCGGCAAGCAGCGACGATGGTTCGTCTACTGACAGTAGCAGCGGGGATGGTAGTACGGACCTTCAGTAA
- the glmM gene encoding phosphoglucosamine mutase, translating into MKLKYFGTDGVRGIANETLTPELAFQLGRTGGYVLTKHAKDADQRPRVLVSRDTRVSGQLLKHALISGLLSVGIEVMDMGIVTTPGVAYLVRKQEADAGVMITASHNPVEDNGIKFFGSDGYKLSDELEAEIEVLLDAEKDNLPRPSAKGLGSVTDYPEGGLNYTAFLEQTIPDDLEGLHIAVDAANGATSGYVSQIFADLNTEFETMATNPDGLNINAGVGSTHPEALAKFVVEKGADMGVAFDGDGDRCIAVDEKGNIVDGDKIMYICGKFLSERGRLKEDTVVTTVMSNLGMYKALEKHGMHSVKTQVGDRYVVEEMLKDGYNLGGEQSGHIIFLDHNTTGDGMLTAIQLMYVVKQTGKKLSELAAEVTTYPQKLVNVRVQDKKLALENQAIKDIIKKVEDEMAGEGRVLVRPSGTEDLLRVMAEAPTEEAVNQYVDRIVAVVKSEVGVD; encoded by the coding sequence ATGAAATTGAAGTATTTTGGTACAGATGGAGTTCGTGGGATTGCAAACGAAACGTTGACACCAGAACTAGCTTTCCAATTGGGAAGAACTGGCGGATACGTATTAACTAAGCACGCCAAAGATGCCGACCAGCGGCCCCGCGTGCTAGTTTCACGGGATACTCGGGTTTCTGGCCAATTGTTAAAACACGCCTTGATTTCAGGTCTTTTATCGGTAGGGATCGAAGTAATGGATATGGGAATTGTTACTACCCCCGGGGTTGCTTACTTGGTTCGTAAGCAAGAAGCTGACGCCGGAGTGATGATTACGGCTTCCCATAATCCGGTAGAAGACAACGGAATTAAGTTCTTTGGTTCGGACGGTTACAAGTTATCTGACGAATTAGAAGCTGAAATCGAAGTTCTCTTAGATGCGGAAAAAGATAACCTTCCACGGCCATCAGCTAAGGGGCTGGGCTCTGTAACGGATTACCCTGAAGGTGGGTTAAATTACACTGCTTTCTTGGAACAAACGATTCCCGACGACCTAGAAGGGTTACATATCGCGGTGGACGCTGCTAACGGTGCTACTAGCGGCTACGTTTCCCAAATCTTTGCTGACTTAAATACTGAATTTGAAACGATGGCAACCAACCCCGATGGTTTAAACATTAATGCGGGAGTCGGCTCGACCCATCCAGAAGCTCTAGCAAAATTCGTGGTTGAAAAGGGCGCGGATATGGGAGTTGCCTTTGATGGGGACGGTGACCGTTGTATCGCGGTAGATGAAAAGGGAAATATCGTCGACGGCGACAAGATTATGTACATTTGCGGGAAGTTTTTAAGCGAACGGGGTCGTCTTAAAGAAGACACCGTGGTAACGACCGTAATGAGTAACCTCGGAATGTACAAAGCGTTAGAAAAACACGGTATGCATTCGGTTAAAACCCAAGTTGGTGACCGCTACGTAGTGGAAGAAATGTTGAAGGATGGTTATAACCTTGGTGGGGAACAATCTGGCCACATTATTTTCTTAGACCACAACACTACCGGGGATGGCATGCTTACGGCTATCCAATTAATGTACGTGGTTAAGCAAACTGGTAAAAAACTTTCCGAATTAGCTGCTGAAGTAACTACGTACCCTCAAAAGTTAGTTAACGTACGGGTCCAAGATAAGAAATTAGCGCTTGAAAACCAAGCCATCAAGGACATCATCAAGAAGGTTGAAGACGAAATGGCTGGCGAAGGCCGGGTATTAGTACGCCCTTCTGGAACCGAAGACTTGCTTCGGGTGATGGCGGAAGCTCCTACTGAAGAAGCGGTTAACCAATACGTTGACCGAATTGTTGCGGTAGTTAAGAGCGAAGTTGGCGTTGATTAA
- the glmS gene encoding glutamine--fructose-6-phosphate transaminase (isomerizing), translating to MCGIVGVTGRADTTNLLVNGLKKLEYRGYDSAGIYVNNGQGKDYLVKAQGKIQNLEDKLTADVNGSAGIGHTRWATHGIPSVANAHPHFSADNRFYLVHNGVIQNFKELKQTYLADVPFQSDTDTEVVVQLVDHFAKEGLSTMDAFKKTLSLLKDSSYAFVLMDREMPDTLFVAKNKSPLLIGVGDDFNVVCSDALAMINVTKRFVELHDGDVVKITPDKVELFDADGQAIQRDPFEVDIDQADADKGTYPYYMLKEIDEQPAVIRRIEEKYLDPEGAIHFDEAMLNKLNQAGKIYIVGAGTSYHAGLVGKKLLERFAKVPTEVVLASEFAYDNPIIEKDAFFIFLSQSGETADSRQVLVRVNDEWQKPSLTITNVANSTLAREAEFSATLEAGPEIAVASTKAYTAQIAVEALLAVAMGRMKQINAATDFDIAGQLSMVANAIQTVVDEKAAIEQLAKDTLLEARNAFYIGRGLDYAVALEASLKLKEISYIQAEGFAAGELKHGTIALIEEGTPVIGIITQEKTADHTRSNLEEVISRGAQVITFASQSLAKNTDDVILPDVDEMLMPLVSVIAAQLLAYYACLQRGYNVDQPRNLAKSVTVE from the coding sequence ATGTGTGGAATTGTTGGAGTAACAGGTAGAGCAGATACGACCAATCTTTTAGTAAATGGTTTAAAAAAATTAGAGTACCGGGGATATGACTCTGCGGGAATTTACGTGAATAATGGTCAAGGTAAGGATTACCTAGTTAAAGCACAGGGGAAGATTCAAAACCTAGAAGATAAGCTTACCGCCGACGTGAACGGTAGTGCCGGAATTGGGCACACGCGCTGGGCAACGCACGGAATTCCGAGCGTGGCTAACGCACACCCACATTTTTCAGCAGACAACCGCTTTTACCTTGTACACAACGGGGTTATCCAAAACTTTAAGGAATTGAAGCAAACTTACTTAGCGGACGTGCCTTTCCAAAGTGATACCGACACCGAAGTGGTAGTTCAATTAGTTGACCACTTCGCTAAAGAAGGTTTATCGACCATGGATGCTTTCAAGAAAACTTTGAGCTTGTTGAAGGATTCTTCATACGCGTTCGTTTTAATGGACCGGGAAATGCCGGACACCCTCTTTGTAGCTAAGAACAAGAGCCCGCTGTTAATTGGGGTTGGCGACGACTTTAACGTAGTTTGCAGCGACGCTTTAGCAATGATCAACGTAACGAAACGGTTTGTGGAGTTGCACGATGGTGACGTGGTTAAAATCACCCCTGACAAAGTGGAGTTATTTGATGCGGATGGTCAAGCAATTCAACGGGATCCTTTTGAAGTTGACATTGACCAAGCTGATGCTGATAAGGGAACTTACCCATACTACATGTTAAAAGAAATTGACGAGCAACCAGCCGTAATCCGGCGTATAGAAGAAAAGTACCTTGATCCTGAAGGCGCAATTCATTTTGATGAAGCGATGTTAAACAAGCTTAACCAAGCTGGTAAAATTTACATTGTGGGTGCGGGAACTAGTTATCATGCTGGATTAGTGGGCAAGAAGTTATTGGAACGCTTTGCCAAGGTGCCAACGGAAGTGGTGCTAGCATCCGAATTTGCCTACGACAATCCAATTATTGAAAAAGATGCCTTCTTCATCTTCCTTAGTCAAAGTGGTGAAACGGCTGATAGTCGGCAAGTTTTAGTCCGGGTAAATGATGAATGGCAAAAGCCAAGTCTCACGATTACTAACGTGGCTAACTCAACGTTGGCGCGCGAAGCAGAATTCTCGGCAACCTTAGAAGCGGGTCCAGAGATTGCGGTAGCGTCGACCAAGGCCTACACCGCGCAAATTGCCGTAGAAGCACTCCTAGCGGTAGCGATGGGGCGGATGAAGCAAATCAATGCGGCAACTGATTTTGACATTGCAGGACAATTAAGCATGGTGGCAAACGCAATTCAAACGGTGGTGGATGAAAAGGCAGCTATCGAACAGTTAGCTAAGGACACCCTTTTAGAAGCTCGTAACGCATTTTACATCGGCCGGGGGTTAGATTATGCGGTAGCACTAGAAGCTTCCCTTAAGCTTAAGGAAATCTCTTATATTCAAGCAGAAGGCTTTGCAGCTGGTGAATTGAAGCACGGCACAATTGCCCTAATTGAAGAAGGAACACCGGTCATTGGCATTATCACTCAAGAAAAGACTGCCGACCACACCCGGAGTAATTTAGAAGAAGTAATCTCACGCGGAGCGCAGGTAATTACCTTTGCTAGTCAAAGCCTTGCTAAAAATACGGATGACGTAATCCTTCCTGACGTTGACGAAATGTTGATGCCACTGGTTAGCGTTATTGCGGCACAATTATTGGCTTACTACGCATGCTTACAACGGGGTTACAATGTTGACCAGCCACGTAATTTAGCTAAAAGTGTCACGGTAGAATAG